Proteins encoded within one genomic window of Carboxydocella sporoproducens DSM 16521:
- the thpR gene encoding RNA 2',3'-cyclic phosphodiesterase: MRLFLGLWLPGQWRERLAGLEVPCPGVKWVEKENLHLTLRFLGEVDEKSLPSLQKHLASISLSPFTLQSSGPGAFPDRLAPRVLWWGVRGRTERDSQRLFQLKTEVDEALSRWGMAPEARGWRPHITLARVKEGARVYWPPQQNILLPPWPVTGFALIASTLTAQGPIYRNLCEFSLSGQEEKKG, from the coding sequence GTGCGTCTGTTTCTTGGTTTATGGTTGCCTGGGCAGTGGCGGGAGCGCTTAGCAGGCCTGGAGGTGCCCTGTCCCGGGGTCAAATGGGTAGAAAAGGAGAACTTGCATCTGACCCTGCGCTTTCTGGGAGAAGTAGATGAAAAAAGCCTTCCCAGCCTGCAAAAACATCTGGCTTCGATTTCACTATCGCCTTTTACTCTGCAGTCTTCCGGGCCAGGGGCTTTCCCCGATCGGTTGGCTCCCCGGGTGCTCTGGTGGGGGGTAAGAGGCAGGACGGAGAGGGATAGTCAGCGGCTATTTCAGTTAAAGACAGAGGTGGATGAAGCCTTGAGCCGCTGGGGAATGGCACCGGAAGCCAGGGGCTGGCGACCCCATATTACCCTGGCCCGGGTAAAAGAAGGGGCCAGGGTTTACTGGCCGCCGCAGCAAAATATCCTATTGCCACCCTGGCCGGTAACCGGATTTGCCCTGATTGCCAGTACCTTAACCGCTCAGGGGCCAATTTATCGAAACCTTTGTGAATTTTCTTTGTCGGGGCAGGAAGAAAAAAAGGGCTGA